In Musa acuminata AAA Group cultivar baxijiao chromosome BXJ2-8, Cavendish_Baxijiao_AAA, whole genome shotgun sequence, one genomic interval encodes:
- the LOC135619266 gene encoding uncharacterized protein LOC135619266, whose product MMGSTDKDAISLSLLSLNRPRRRLLTSLLSTSPFSLYLCCCSTTLFFGIRKTSRNTEKRKLLSFILAIDQEPPFQDLNVKNRRAMGDGGPEDDSRWPRWLRPLLTTRFFGHCNLHGDSPKSECNRYCLDCTNGALCSRCLAYHCDHRTIQIRRSSYHDVIRVSEIQKVLDITGVQTYIINSARVVFLNERPQPRPCKGVTNTCSVCERRLLDSFRFCSLGCKIAGTRNGRGEKKSTNKNEMAAASDSEESHTSSSHVTQSFSPSTPPPAVASYRSSKRRKGIPHRAPFGSVLMEL is encoded by the exons ATGATGGGATCGACAGATAAGgacgccatctctctctctcttctctctctaaaTAGGCCTCGCCGCCGCCTTCTAACCAGCCTTCTTTCTACCTCTCCTTTTAGCCTCTATTTATGCTGCTGCTCTACGACCCTCTTCTTTGGAATCAGAAAGACCAGCAGAAACACCGAGAAGAGGAAGCTCCTGTCGTTTATACTGGCGATCGATCAGGAGCCCCCCTTCCAAGACCTCAATGTCAAGAACAGACGAGCCATG GGAGATGGAGGACCGGAGGATGACAGCCGCTGGCCTCGGTGGCTGCGGCCGCTGCTGACGACGAGGTTCTTCGGCCACTGCAACCTCCACGGGGATTCCCCCAAGAGCGAGTGTAACAGGTACTGTCTCGATTGCACCAACGGCGCCCTCTGCTCGCGCTGCCTCGCCTACCACTGCGACCATCGCACCATCCAG ATACGTCGGTCATCCTACCACGACGTGATCAGAGTGTCCGAGATCCAGAAGGTGTTGGACATTACCGGCGTGCAGACGTACATCATCAACAGCGCCCGCGTGGTGTTCCTCAACGAGCGTCCCCAGCCGAGGCCCTGCAAGGGCGTCACCAACACCTGCAGTGTCTGCGAGCGCAGACTCCTCGACTCTTTCCGCTTCTGTTCCCTCGGCTGCAAG ATCGCCGGCACCCGCAACGGCCGCGGCGAGAAGAAGTCGACGAACAAGAACGAAATGGCGGCGGCATCGGACTCGGAGGAGTCCCACACTAGCTCCAGCCACGTGACGCAGAGCTTCAGTCCCTCTACCCCGCCGCCGGCCGTCGCGAGCTACCGGAGCTCAAAGAGGAGGAAGGGCATTCCCCACAGGGCTCCCTTTGGAAGCGTCCTAATGGAGTTGTAG